One region of Candidatus Omnitrophota bacterium genomic DNA includes:
- a CDS encoding glycosyltransferase family 4 protein, with protein MKILFIAEPLTSHTQKWLRFLGEAGHQIYVLSYHNRYANTIKNVSEIAHFEPVNKNPFIFLKYLLELKKIAKRIKPDALTCHYALGTPGLLAALSSFHPQMITILGGIDIYGHRSTNWLRYLIHNKLMAKFIFKTSDMIIVGCKDHKQHLLENGVPGEKIVVIMGDIGLGVDLKMFNNRYDTTQIKRDLDLTGKFVVFCPRRLVAYTNVELLVKSIPLLKDKIPNIVLMLHTYVADAKYLDYIKELTRKTGIENNVVFTEERAYEEMPLLYCASDCTVSISSFDGTPSSIAESMACRIPVIAYDITSIREWIKDGQSGILIKKLDPEELSNAILKIYSDKKETEKIIENAANFVEKNLDMEKCKKTLLDIYQKIKA; from the coding sequence ATGAAGATATTATTTATTGCAGAGCCTTTGACCTCACATACCCAAAAGTGGCTGCGTTTTTTGGGCGAAGCGGGACATCAAATTTATGTGTTATCTTATCATAACAGGTATGCCAATACAATTAAAAATGTCTCTGAAATAGCCCATTTTGAGCCCGTCAATAAGAACCCTTTCATTTTCTTAAAATACCTCCTCGAACTTAAAAAGATCGCAAAAAGAATAAAGCCGGATGCGCTGACATGCCACTATGCCCTTGGAACGCCAGGCTTATTAGCGGCGCTCTCCAGTTTCCATCCCCAAATGATAACTATTTTGGGGGGCATAGACATATACGGCCATAGATCTACGAATTGGCTAAGATATTTAATACATAATAAACTAATGGCGAAATTTATCTTCAAAACAAGCGATATGATAATCGTCGGCTGTAAAGACCACAAACAACATTTGCTTGAAAACGGCGTACCCGGCGAAAAAATAGTCGTTATCATGGGCGATATCGGCTTAGGCGTTGACTTAAAGATGTTCAATAACAGGTACGATACCACACAGATAAAAAGAGACCTGGATCTAACGGGTAAATTCGTGGTTTTTTGCCCCAGAAGGCTGGTTGCCTATACCAATGTGGAGCTGCTGGTAAAGTCGATCCCGTTATTAAAGGACAAAATACCCAATATCGTTTTAATGTTGCATACTTATGTCGCAGACGCCAAATATCTGGACTATATCAAAGAGCTTACCCGTAAGACCGGGATTGAAAACAATGTGGTCTTCACGGAAGAAAGGGCTTATGAAGAAATGCCCCTTCTTTATTGCGCCTCGGATTGTACCGTATCTATCTCCTCTTTCGACGGCACGCCCTCAAGCATAGCAGAATCGATGGCCTGCAGAATCCCGGTAATAGCCTATGATATCACTTCTATCCGCGAATGGATAAAAGACGGCCAAAGCGGGATACTCATCAAAAAACTGGATCCGGAAGAGCTATCTAATGCCATTCTCAAGATCTATTCCGATAAAAAGGAGACGGAAAAAATCATTGAAAATGCGGCAAACTTTGTAGAGAAAAATCTGGACATGGAAAAATGCAAAAAAACTCTCCTGGATATATACCAAAAGATAAAGGCCTAA
- a CDS encoding glycosyltransferase family 4 protein — MKVLFWVPYPHEGASNRYRIEQYLPYLEKEGISAALHPFWSSAAFKVLYEKGNYFKKVFFFLLGVASRFLDIFQLSGYDVVFVHREAFPLGSCFFESVVSFVRKPVIFDFDDAIFLPFTSPQNNFIEKYKKPQKIAKIVELSDYVIAGNDYLAEFALRHNRCVSVIPTPVDLDKYYPAAGDIREKVVVGWIGSVTTMDFLKPMTGVFAKLSERFPNIEFKIVGGDLDNGKIPGVICVPWSLEEELGQLRTFDIGIMPMPDNEWTRGKCGFKAILYMSMAIPSVCSPVGMNKEIIADGVNGFLASDEDQWLKKLTLLIEDSGLRKRMGIEAKKTVEERYSVKVNAPKFIAVLKEAYKKNRQGQI, encoded by the coding sequence ATGAAAGTATTATTCTGGGTCCCGTATCCGCACGAGGGCGCAAGCAACAGGTATAGGATAGAGCAATACCTCCCTTATTTAGAAAAGGAAGGCATATCTGCCGCTCTTCACCCTTTTTGGAGTAGCGCCGCCTTTAAGGTTTTATATGAAAAGGGGAACTATTTTAAAAAGGTATTCTTTTTTTTATTAGGGGTCGCCTCGCGTTTTCTGGACATATTTCAGTTATCGGGGTATGACGTCGTTTTTGTACACAGAGAGGCTTTTCCGCTCGGCAGCTGTTTCTTCGAATCGGTTGTGAGTTTTGTCAGAAAACCGGTAATATTCGATTTTGATGACGCAATATTCCTGCCTTTTACCAGCCCTCAGAATAATTTTATAGAAAAATACAAAAAACCGCAGAAAATAGCCAAGATAGTGGAACTTAGCGACTACGTGATAGCAGGAAACGACTATCTGGCCGAATTTGCGCTGCGCCATAACCGGTGTGTTTCCGTGATACCTACTCCCGTCGATCTGGATAAGTATTATCCGGCCGCCGGGGACATCCGGGAAAAAGTGGTCGTTGGCTGGATAGGCAGCGTCACAACGATGGATTTCTTAAAACCGATGACGGGCGTATTTGCGAAGTTATCGGAGCGCTTTCCCAATATCGAATTTAAGATAGTCGGAGGGGATCTCGATAACGGTAAAATTCCGGGCGTGATCTGCGTGCCATGGTCGCTTGAAGAAGAATTAGGCCAATTGAGGACGTTTGATATAGGGATAATGCCCATGCCGGATAACGAATGGACAAGAGGAAAATGCGGGTTCAAGGCTATCCTGTACATGAGCATGGCAATACCTTCTGTATGCTCTCCGGTGGGCATGAACAAGGAGATAATAGCGGACGGGGTTAACGGTTTCTTGGCTTCTGACGAAGATCAATGGCTAAAAAAACTCACCCTATTGATCGAAGACTCCGGGCTTAGGAAGAGAATGGGGATTGAAGCGAAAAAGACGGTGGAAGAAAGATACTCGGTTAAGGTAAATGCGCCTAAATTTATAGCTGTTTTAAAAGAAGCTTATAAGAAAAACAGGCAGGGTCAAATATAA
- the asnB gene encoding asparagine synthase (glutamine-hydrolyzing) — protein sequence MCGVCGIVDHIGSGIAGEKTIKDMCRELRHRGPDDGGIYLNNGIPSVALGHRRLSIIDLSQAGHQPMSNEDGSVQLVFNGEIYNYKDLKDELKMRGHIFKSDSDTEVMVHLYETYGEECVRHLRGMFAFAVWDEKKKNLFLGRDRVGKKPLLYCRSGNIFCFASEFSSILASGLINKSINLKAVDYYMNFGYVPAPFTIYNGVFKLPAAHTLTLKDGNIRLERYWQVDYSGKINISEEEASEEVLRLLKEAVKIRLYSDVPLGAFLSGGIDSSAVVGLMSQVSGAKVKTFSIGFEESDYNELKYARMVAGKFATEHHEFIVKPNALEILPLLVERYGEPYADSSCIPTYYVCRETRRFVTVALNGDGGDEAFGGYERYQAMLISENLQKLPIYLRNMISGLAGILPDSVNQKDTLRRLKRFLGSAGLPAGERYLRWAGILGEVRPDELYSDEFLKETRSSGPLAILEPYLNRPGKPDLLDRLLLADTSTYLPDDLLVKVDIASMANSLEARSPFLDHKLIEFAAKLPSDFKIRRGTKKYILRKAVKGLLPEENIRRRKMGFGMPVGQWFRGELKGFLCDTVLSAPSLKRGYFKPGAIKRMVEDHTSGKKDYAFQLWAILMLELWHKKFMDTAI from the coding sequence ATGTGCGGTGTTTGCGGGATCGTCGATCATATAGGGAGCGGTATTGCGGGAGAAAAGACGATAAAGGATATGTGCAGGGAATTGAGGCACAGGGGCCCGGATGACGGGGGTATTTATCTGAACAACGGGATTCCTTCCGTAGCCCTGGGCCATAGGAGACTAAGCATCATTGATCTGTCCCAGGCAGGCCACCAGCCAATGAGCAATGAGGACGGGTCGGTCCAGCTGGTCTTTAACGGAGAGATATATAATTACAAAGATCTAAAAGATGAACTGAAAATGAGAGGGCATATATTCAAGTCTGATTCAGACACCGAGGTCATGGTACATCTTTACGAAACTTACGGAGAGGAGTGCGTAAGGCATCTCCGCGGCATGTTTGCATTTGCGGTATGGGATGAAAAAAAGAAAAACCTTTTTTTGGGGAGAGACAGGGTAGGGAAAAAGCCGCTTCTCTATTGCCGATCGGGGAATATTTTTTGTTTTGCGTCTGAATTTTCATCAATTTTGGCAAGCGGCTTAATCAATAAAAGTATAAATCTCAAGGCGGTTGATTATTATATGAATTTCGGTTATGTGCCGGCCCCGTTCACGATCTATAACGGCGTCTTTAAGCTTCCGGCGGCGCATACCTTGACATTGAAAGACGGAAATATCCGCCTGGAACGGTACTGGCAGGTTGATTATTCCGGCAAAATAAATATTTCGGAAGAAGAAGCCTCGGAGGAAGTCTTAAGATTGCTCAAAGAAGCGGTAAAAATCAGGTTATACAGCGATGTGCCTTTGGGGGCTTTCTTAAGCGGAGGAATCGACTCAAGCGCGGTAGTAGGCCTGATGAGCCAGGTATCCGGCGCTAAAGTAAAGACTTTTTCAATAGGTTTTGAGGAATCCGATTACAACGAGCTTAAATACGCAAGGATGGTCGCGGGAAAATTCGCGACGGAACATCACGAGTTTATCGTGAAACCGAACGCGCTTGAGATCCTTCCTTTGTTGGTAGAAAGGTACGGGGAACCTTATGCCGACTCCTCCTGTATACCTACTTATTACGTCTGCCGGGAGACAAGGCGATTCGTGACGGTAGCCTTGAACGGCGACGGCGGCGACGAGGCATTCGGAGGGTACGAGAGATACCAGGCAATGCTGATCTCGGAAAACCTGCAAAAATTACCCATATACTTAAGAAACATGATAAGCGGGTTAGCGGGCATCCTTCCCGATTCTGTCAATCAAAAAGATACGCTCAGGCGGTTAAAGAGATTTTTAGGCAGCGCGGGGCTGCCGGCGGGAGAGAGGTACCTAAGGTGGGCCGGTATCCTGGGGGAGGTCCGCCCGGATGAGTTGTATTCGGACGAGTTTTTAAAAGAGACCCGTTCATCCGGTCCTTTAGCTATCCTGGAACCTTACTTAAATCGCCCCGGCAAACCGGATCTGCTGGACCGCCTTCTTTTGGCCGATACCTCGACGTACCTGCCCGATGACCTGCTGGTCAAGGTTGATATAGCCAGTATGGCTAACTCCCTCGAAGCGAGGTCTCCGTTCCTCGACCATAAACTCATCGAGTTTGCCGCAAAGCTGCCTTCCGATTTTAAGATCAGGCGGGGCACAAAGAAATACATCCTGCGAAAGGCCGTCAAAGGGCTGCTTCCGGAAGAGAATATCCGCAGGAGAAAGATGGGGTTCGGAATGCCGGTCGGGCAATGGTTCAGGGGGGAACTCAAGGGTTTCTTATGCGACACGGTGCTTTCCGCGCCCTCTCTTAAAAGGGGGTATTTTAAACCCGGCGCGATAAAGAGGATGGTCGAAGACCATACCTCCGGGAAAAAAGATTACGCATTCCAGTTATGGGCGATCTTGATGCTCGAATTGTGGCATAAAAAATTCATGGATACCGCGATATGA